In a single window of the Arachis hypogaea cultivar Tifrunner chromosome 6, arahy.Tifrunner.gnm2.J5K5, whole genome shotgun sequence genome:
- the LOC112698015 gene encoding uncharacterized protein → MLELDHLKYHGKCKEFDKGCSWLIRISLRARKGTWEVRRYNGSCTCLATYISSDHRQLDYHVICARIYSLVRADVAVTIKVLQKATKANYGFRPSYKKVWMAKQKAIAQISEDWKESYAELPRWVLGVQSIMAGTVTVLKTSPIRLGDQVDESTVYFHRLFWIFSPCIETFRHCKLLVSIDSTHLYGKYGGTLLLAIAQDGNSNILPIAFTLVEGENAESWSFFLSNLRQHVTPQEGILVISDRHNGIKAALEAPNGSWLPPRAFLAFYICHMAANFSLTFKGQDARRMLVNAAYAKTEAEFDY, encoded by the coding sequence ATGTTAGAGTTGGATCATCTAAAGTATCATGGAAAATGCAAGGAGTTCGACAAAGGTTGTAGTTGGTTGATTCGCATCTCGCTTCGTGCGCGAAAGGGCACTTGGGAGGTGAGGAGGTACAACGGTTCGTGCACTTGCTTGGCTACCTACATTTCGAGTGACCACCGGCAGCTTGATTACCATGTTATCTGTGCGAGAATCTATTCGTTGGTTAGGGCGGATGTTGCGGTTACAATAAAGGTCTTGCAGAAAGCAACAAAAGCCAATTATGGATTCAGGCCTAGTTACAAGAAGGTTTGGATGGCAAAGCAGAAGGCAATTGCACAGATATCCGAGGATTGGAAAGAGTCGTATGCCGAGTTGCCACGTTGGGTGCTAGGCGTCCAGTCCATCATGGCCGGCACGGTTACAGTGTTGAAGACTTCTCCAATTCGTCTTGGGGATCAGGTCGATGAGTCAACAGTTTACTTTCATCGTCTTTTCTGGATATTTTCACCCTGCATTGAAACCTTTCGACATTGCAAGCTTCTTGTGAGCATTGACAGTACTCACTTGTATGGCAAGTATGGTGGTACCTTACTGCTGGCTATAGCACAAGATGGAAACTCAAACATCTTGCCGATAGCATTTACACTTGTGGAGGGAGAAAATGCGGAGTCATGGTCCTTTTTCTTGTCCAACCTACGACAGCATGTGACGCCACAGGAAGGTATCCTTGTTATCTCCGACAGGCATAATGGCATCAAAGCTGCCCTTGAGGCACCCAATGGTAGTTGGCTACCTCCACGTGCTTTTTTAGCGTTCTATATTTGTCATATGGCGGCGAATTTTAGCCTGACCTTCAAAGGTCAAGACGCGAGAAGAATGTTGGTGAATGCTGCCTATGCGAAGACCGAAGCAGAGTTTGATTACTGA